A stretch of the uncultured Cohaesibacter sp. genome encodes the following:
- a CDS encoding DNA polymerase, whose translation MIDQPWKLLLFMKDFTGRGADCFYWFDDGQLLETDAQDVVKYSGTVVCHDFWMIRDTLFDKTGTLPSRVVDLDEFRISTSGNPEDRLVREKNDVTAVLEHYGAEQEVCSAYKRMFNKGISFDAEVASKAAAALAQMYLVLIESAKIAGEVERFFAVEVPVYRLLQSAMAAGIIIDRTRLSEMRTEAEHDYFMCLKNYSAKHDMPLETPNRSALEEKLRLDGFALDDVSIEYLLEYVPHKRDFGSDTIALQAADTARRVLGSLTLSTTIIRPVLDVFGSRTSRIHLRSPSLQNISKKYRSIIAAREGSELSYVDFDQFEVGIMAALSKDSELMKLYAAGDMYDLFATTHLGLSGNRKAAKQLFLSYAYGMSKKALIDAAVSLGVDRPRAKTAFGLFVQYESWKRSVWADFQANGRVATLLGNQYLRGRGGSLTAKEQRSAVSQVVQGTASLIFKRALLEVGKLDDVNVVLPMHDALLFEHRAIDTPSKVVTAFENAMTTTLGSVVRGKASIGAFATS comes from the coding sequence ATGATTGATCAACCTTGGAAACTGCTCCTCTTCATGAAGGACTTTACTGGGCGGGGCGCAGACTGCTTCTACTGGTTTGACGACGGGCAGCTACTCGAAACCGACGCGCAGGACGTCGTCAAATACTCCGGCACGGTAGTATGCCATGATTTCTGGATGATACGTGATACGCTGTTCGATAAGACGGGAACGCTACCAAGTAGGGTTGTTGACCTCGATGAATTCCGCATATCCACCAGTGGAAACCCTGAAGACCGTCTAGTTCGCGAAAAGAACGACGTAACCGCTGTTCTTGAACACTATGGTGCCGAGCAAGAGGTATGCTCCGCTTACAAGCGAATGTTCAATAAGGGCATATCGTTCGACGCAGAAGTTGCATCCAAGGCGGCGGCGGCCCTAGCGCAAATGTATCTTGTCTTAATTGAGAGCGCAAAGATTGCAGGTGAAGTGGAACGCTTCTTTGCCGTCGAAGTACCGGTCTACCGTTTACTTCAAAGTGCGATGGCCGCTGGTATCATTATCGACAGGACGCGATTGTCGGAGATGCGCACAGAGGCGGAGCACGACTACTTCATGTGCCTCAAGAACTACTCAGCGAAGCACGATATGCCGCTGGAAACTCCGAACAGATCGGCATTGGAGGAAAAGCTGCGTTTGGATGGATTCGCACTGGACGATGTCTCGATCGAATATCTTCTCGAGTACGTGCCGCACAAACGGGACTTTGGGAGCGACACCATAGCACTGCAGGCGGCAGACACCGCACGGCGGGTGTTGGGATCGCTAACCCTGTCTACCACCATTATACGGCCGGTATTGGATGTGTTTGGTTCTCGCACCTCGCGCATCCATTTGCGCAGCCCAAGTTTGCAGAATATTTCAAAGAAATATCGCAGCATCATTGCCGCGCGCGAGGGTTCTGAATTGAGCTACGTAGACTTCGATCAGTTCGAGGTCGGAATCATGGCGGCGCTCTCAAAGGATAGTGAGCTGATGAAGCTGTACGCCGCAGGCGATATGTATGACCTGTTCGCGACCACGCACCTTGGGCTTTCAGGGAACAGAAAGGCTGCTAAACAACTGTTTCTGTCCTACGCCTATGGAATGAGCAAGAAAGCCCTGATCGATGCAGCGGTTTCGCTTGGTGTAGATCGGCCTCGCGCCAAAACTGCTTTCGGACTATTCGTGCAGTACGAGAGCTGGAAGAGGTCGGTCTGGGCCGATTTTCAAGCCAATGGACGTGTGGCGACCTTGCTCGGCAACCAATATCTTCGCGGGCGCGGCGGTTCGCTAACCGCTAAAGAACAGCGATCTGCTGTTAGCCAAGTCGTTCAGGGGACAGCATCCCTAATCTTTAAGAGGGCGCTGCTAGAAGTTGGCAAATTGGACGACGTTAACGTCGTCCTGCCGATGCATGACGCGCTACTCTTCGAGCATAGGGCAATAGATACGCCTAGCAAAGTTGTGACCGCATTCGAAAACGCTATGACGACAACACTGGGGAGCGTAGTGAGAGGTAAAGCATCTATTGGCGCTTTTGCAACCAGCTGA